In one Massilia endophytica genomic region, the following are encoded:
- a CDS encoding arabinan endo-1,5-alpha-L-arabinosidase encodes MKRAAVFRGLAAAGLFVLAPAIGMAQAAQVQVHDPVMAKEGNTYYVFSTGPGISFYSSQDMRNWRPEGRVFPHEPSWAKRVAPTFDGHVWAPDIQHHNGKYYLYYSVSAFGKNTSAIGVTVNRTLDPRSPDYKWEDQGIVVQSVPQRDDWNAIDPNVIEDGKGNAWMAFGSFWSGIKMFKLNADWTLPAEPQEWKTIAARENRQPDDIEAPFIFRKNGWYYLFVSWGLCCQKEKSTYHVAVGRSREVTGPFLDKEGRDMAKGGGTVVIRGDSAWKALGHNSAYTLGGKDYMVLHAYETSDKYVQKLKVLEMKWDAAGWPAVDPADLNRYQSGQLQ; translated from the coding sequence ATGAAACGCGCTGCGGTGTTCCGCGGCCTGGCCGCAGCGGGCCTGTTCGTCCTGGCGCCTGCCATCGGCATGGCGCAGGCAGCCCAGGTGCAGGTGCACGACCCGGTCATGGCGAAAGAGGGCAATACCTACTATGTCTTCAGCACCGGGCCGGGCATCAGCTTCTATTCGTCGCAGGACATGAGGAACTGGCGCCCCGAAGGCCGCGTTTTCCCGCACGAGCCTTCCTGGGCAAAGCGCGTGGCGCCCACTTTCGATGGCCACGTGTGGGCGCCGGACATCCAGCACCATAACGGCAAGTACTACCTTTACTACTCGGTGTCCGCCTTCGGCAAGAACACCTCGGCCATCGGCGTGACGGTCAATCGGACGCTAGACCCGCGCTCCCCGGACTACAAATGGGAGGACCAGGGCATTGTTGTGCAGTCCGTGCCGCAACGCGACGACTGGAATGCCATCGACCCCAATGTAATCGAGGATGGAAAAGGTAATGCGTGGATGGCCTTCGGCTCCTTCTGGTCCGGCATCAAGATGTTCAAGCTGAATGCGGACTGGACCCTTCCGGCCGAGCCGCAGGAATGGAAGACCATTGCCGCGCGCGAGAACCGCCAGCCGGACGATATCGAGGCGCCTTTCATCTTCCGGAAGAACGGCTGGTACTACCTGTTCGTGTCCTGGGGGCTGTGCTGCCAGAAGGAGAAGAGCACCTATCACGTGGCTGTCGGCCGTTCGCGCGAAGTCACGGGGCCCTTCCTGGACAAGGAGGGCAGGGACATGGCGAAGGGCGGCGGCACGGTCGTGATCCGTGGCGACAGCGCCTGGAAAGCGCTCGGCCACAACAGCGCTTATACTTTGGGCGGCAAGGACTACATGGTCCTGCATGCCTATGAAACGTCGGACAAGTACGTGCAGAAGCTCAAGGTGCTGGAGATGAAGTGGGACGCCGCTGGCTGGCCCGCCGTCGATCCGGCAGACCTGAACCGCTACCAGAGCGGGCAGCTGCAATGA